ACTTAAGTAAAAGATCAAACTATGAATACCAAAAGAAAAAAGCTGATACAGAATTAAAAACAGCACTCAAAACTTATGAGATAGGGAAAATCAAAGTAAAAGCAGCAAAGGCATCTTTGAAAGCAGCAACGAGCGTATATGATTCAATAAAATCAAAATACCAAAATGGACTTGTGGATAATGTTACTTTTCTAGAAGCACTAACTGAAAAATATGATGCTTTAAGTCAATTAAAAAGTTCACAATATGATTTAGAAATTAACAAAGCCACAATAATTTATTATAGTGGGAAAAATGTAGGAGATTATATAGAATGAAGAAAATATTAGTAGGTTTATTTATTTTAGGATTAAATTTTTTATTTGCAGCTGGACAACAAATGCCTCCGCTTCCTGTAAAAGCCTATACTGTAAACACAAGTGAGACAATAGTAGAGAAGGATTATCCTGCTTTAATAAAATCAAAAAGTGAGGTAAATATTATTGCTAGAGTTCCTGGAAAACTAGTAAAAAAATATTTTAATGATGGTGATTTTGTAAAAAAAGGTACTTTATTGTACAAAATAGAGCAAGATACTTATCAAGCAAATTTAAATGCAGCACAAGCACAATTAGATAAAGCAGAAGCTTTACTTACAAAAGCTACAAAAGATTGGAAAAGAGCAGAAAAGCTATTTGCTTCAAAATCTATAAGTGAACAATCAAAAGATGATTACTTATACACATATCAAGATGCTTTAGCTGATGTAAAAAATTACAAAGCAAAAGTACAAGATGCGAAAATTAATTATCAATATACATTAATAAGATCACCTATAAATGGTCTAACTGGTAAAAGTGCTTTTGATGAAGGGAATTATGTAGGTTCAAATGAGAATAACTCAAAATTATTAACTATAACAAATACAAATCCTGTATATATAGAATTTTCTTTACCTCAAAAAGATATTGCTAAGTATTTAGATCAAATAAAAAAAGGTAGTGTTAGTTTTAGTATTTCTGCAAATGGGAAAACTTATTCTGATGGTAAATTAAATTTTGTCTCATCAAAAATTGATATAGCTACAGATAGTTTATTATTAAGAACAACTTTTGGAAATAAAAATAATGAACTTATTATTGGTGGTTATTCAACAATAGAAATAAAAAATATAAAAATAAAAAATGTTTTTACTATCCCAGAAATTGCCATTTTACAATCAGCTAATGGAGCAGCAGTTTATGTAATTGAAAATGGTGTTGCTACAATTAGACCTATTAAAATTGGTAATTTAACTTCAAGTGGAGTGCTTGTTAAATCTGGGTTAAAAGCTGGAGATAAAATTATTATTAGTAATATTGCAAAAGTAAGACCAAATGCTCCTGTTCAAATAATAGGTGACAAATAATATGTTTTCAGCATTTTTCATAAATAGACCGGTTTTTTCAGCCGTTGTATCTATCCTTATTTTCCTAGCTGGATTACTTTCAATGATAAATTTACCTATTGAACAGTATCCAAAGGTTGTTCCACCTCAAATTATTGTAACAACTTCATATCCAGGTGCTAGTGCAGAAACAATTTCAAAAACTGTTGCTGCACCACTAGAAGAGAAAATTAATGGTGCCAAAGATATGATTTATATGAATTCATTGGCAGCAGATAGTGGAGTTGTTAGTATCAATGTATATTTTGAAGTAGGAACTAATGCTGATGATGCCAAAATCGATGTAAATAACCGTGTACAATCAGCCTTAGCAAAACTTCCAGCAGAAGTACAGAAACAAGGGGTGACAGTAACAGAGAGATCTCCTAGTTTACTTCAAGTAATAAGTTTCTATTCACCAGATAATTCTAAAAATACTACTTATCTTTCTAATTATGCATTAATGAATATTGCTGATAACTTAAAAAGAATCAAAGGTGTTGGTGATGCTACAATTTTCGGTGCAAAAGATTATGCTATAAGAGTTTGGGTAGACCCTGAGAAGTTATCAAACTTTGGACTTACTACAACAGATCTTATAAATGCGATTAAAGAACAAAATCATCAATATGCAGCAGGTAAGTTTGCAGCAGAACCAATCGCAAATAAACAAATGTTTACATATACCTTGCGAACTCCTCCAAGACTTAGTACTCCAACAGAGTTTGGTAACATAGTAATTAGAGCAAATAAAGACGGTAGTGCTTTATTATTAAAAGATGTAGCAACTGTGGAATTAGGAGCTAGTAGTTATAATTTAAATTCCAAATTAAATGGTCTTCCTTCAATTCCTATTGGTATATTTTTACAAAGTGGTGCAAATGCTATTGATACAGCAAAAGCTGTAAAAGAAACACTATTAAAGGCTAGTGAAAAATTTCCAGCTGGGGTATCTTATAGAATACCTTATAGTAGTACTGACTTTATCCAAGTATCAATAAAAGAAGTTGCAAAAACTTTTGTTGAAGCAATTATTCTTGTTGTTGCAATTATTTTCTTATTTTTACAAAATTGGAGAGCAACACTTATTCCTGTTTTAGCAGTTCCAGTTTCTATTGTCGGGGCATTTGCAGGAATGTATCTGCTTGGATTTAGTATAAACTTATTAACCCTATTTGGTTTAGTATTGGCAATTGGTATTGTTGTTGATGATGCTATTATTGTAATCGAAAATGTCGAGAGGCATTTAAGTGAAGGAATGGCTCCAAAAGAGGCTGCATTTAAAGCAATGAAAGAAGTTTCTGGAGCATTAGTAGCTATTATATTAGTACTTTCTGCTGTATTTATTCCTGTTGCATTTATTAGTGGTTTATCAGGTGTAATGTATAAGCAGTTTGCCATTACAATTGTTGTCTCTATCGTTATTTCAGGATTTGTTGCATTGACATTGACTCCTTCACTTTGTGCAGTTTTATTAAAAGATGGACATGTAAAACCACAAGGTTTTTTCAAATGGTTTAACAACATGTTTGATAAGTTTACAAGTGGTTATTCTTATATGGTAAAAAAAACAATTAGATATTCTATATTAAGTTTTCTCCTATTTGGAGGCTTAATATTTATTACATATAATATGTACACAAATATGAGAACAACACTTGTTCCTCAAGAAGACCAAGGGGCACTATT
This portion of the Arcobacter nitrofigilis DSM 7299 genome encodes:
- a CDS encoding efflux RND transporter permease subunit, coding for MFSAFFINRPVFSAVVSILIFLAGLLSMINLPIEQYPKVVPPQIIVTTSYPGASAETISKTVAAPLEEKINGAKDMIYMNSLAADSGVVSINVYFEVGTNADDAKIDVNNRVQSALAKLPAEVQKQGVTVTERSPSLLQVISFYSPDNSKNTTYLSNYALMNIADNLKRIKGVGDATIFGAKDYAIRVWVDPEKLSNFGLTTTDLINAIKEQNHQYAAGKFAAEPIANKQMFTYTLRTPPRLSTPTEFGNIVIRANKDGSALLLKDVATVELGASSYNLNSKLNGLPSIPIGIFLQSGANAIDTAKAVKETLLKASEKFPAGVSYRIPYSSTDFIQVSIKEVAKTFVEAIILVVAIIFLFLQNWRATLIPVLAVPVSIVGAFAGMYLLGFSINLLTLFGLVLAIGIVVDDAIIVIENVERHLSEGMAPKEAAFKAMKEVSGALVAIILVLSAVFIPVAFISGLSGVMYKQFAITIVVSIVISGFVALTLTPSLCAVLLKDGHVKPQGFFKWFNNMFDKFTSGYSYMVKKTIRYSILSFLLFGGLIFITYNMYTNMRTTLVPQEDQGALFIFSYNPPGSSLSRTTKLTDEVYDTVKQDKSVANTLTLSGLDFMTFALRTNSAATIVKLKDWDERKKPEEQASAIANRFTGQLMGRTTDGFSFAVLPPPIMGMGVSGGFEMYVQNKSGSGVEDLNKYVQEIIQKANARPELTAVRTTLATNVPQYSLKVDNIKAKSKGVNIADIFSTLSSTFGSYYINDFNLYGRTYTVNIQAKGEFRKGIEDLNKVFVKASNNELLPVSSFVSITKTTGADLVERFNLFTSAKISGQPAPGYSSGDALKAIEEVSKEVLPNNYAISWVGTAYQEKRISSKSYLAFIFGILFLYLILAAQYERWMMPISVVMAIPFGVFGAVVATMMRGLENDIYFQVGILVLIGLSAKNAILIVEFAMQQRKEGKSIYDAAINAAKLRIRPIIMTSLAFMLGVVPLAISTGAGAASRHAIGTGVIGGMLTATIIAIVFIPLFYIFVSKLSEKKHKETNLKETE
- a CDS encoding efflux RND transporter periplasmic adaptor subunit, whose amino-acid sequence is MKKILVGLFILGLNFLFAAGQQMPPLPVKAYTVNTSETIVEKDYPALIKSKSEVNIIARVPGKLVKKYFNDGDFVKKGTLLYKIEQDTYQANLNAAQAQLDKAEALLTKATKDWKRAEKLFASKSISEQSKDDYLYTYQDALADVKNYKAKVQDAKINYQYTLIRSPINGLTGKSAFDEGNYVGSNENNSKLLTITNTNPVYIEFSLPQKDIAKYLDQIKKGSVSFSISANGKTYSDGKLNFVSSKIDIATDSLLLRTTFGNKNNELIIGGYSTIEIKNIKIKNVFTIPEIAILQSANGAAVYVIENGVATIRPIKIGNLTSSGVLVKSGLKAGDKIIISNIAKVRPNAPVQIIGDK